One genomic region from Quercus robur chromosome 4, dhQueRobu3.1, whole genome shotgun sequence encodes:
- the LOC126721064 gene encoding anthocyanidin 3-O-glucosyltransferase 2-like, producing MELMFIPFPSISHLIPMVELAKLLTERDDRLVIKIFIMKQSSDSKVSAYIESLNSSSISNHIKFIDLPAEDEPTTSFNSFSFMESQKPLLKDVLSKLTLAESSSNTSQVAAFVLDMFCTPMIDVANEFGIPTYIYYTSSANALGFTFYFQTLHDEHNQDILAYKDSDTELVVPSFVNKVPAKVLPSGLLGNPLFFINQARRFKETKGIIINTFMELEPFAINSFSNAKTPLVYPVGPIMNLKGENHEIQKPQNGFDVMKWLDDQPLSSVVFLCFGSMGSFEKDQVKEIAYALEHSGCRFLWSLRKPPPSGGIASPSDYTNLEEILPQGFSNRTQGTGKVIGWAPQVVILAHSAIGGFVSHCGWNSTLESLWFGVPIAAWPIYAEQQINAFEMVKELRLAVEVKMDYSKSKQIIVTAMEIERGIREVMDPNSEIRKNVKEIKEKGRKALMDGGSSHSSLDRLIVDLMGNIVH from the coding sequence ATGGAGTTGATGTTCATTCCATTCCCGAGTATTAGTCACCTCATACCAATGGTAGAGCTTGCAAAGCTATTAACAGAACGAGACGACAGGCTCGTGATAAAGATCTTCATAATGAAGCAATCATCTGACTCAAAGGTTAGTGCCTACATTGAATCGCTTAATTCCTCCTCCATCAGCAATCATATCAAATTCATTGACCTCCCTGCTGAAGACGAACCCACCACTTCTTTCAATTCCTTTTCATTTATGGAAAGCCAAAAACCCCTACTCAAAGATGTTCTTTCCAAGCTTACTCTTGCCGAGTCGAGCTCTAATACATCTCAAGTAGCTGCATTTGTCTTGGACATGTTCTGTACACCGATGATAGATGTAGCTAATGAATTTGGTATCCCTACATACATATACTACACCTCAAGTGCTAATGCTCTTggtttcactttttattttcaaaccCTTCATGATGAACACAACCAAGATATTTTGGCTTACAAAGACTCAGACACTGAGCTGGTTGTGCCAAGTTTTGTCAACAAAGTCCCAGCTAAGGTCTTGCCTTCTGGACTTCTAGGTaaccctcttttttttattaaccaaGCAAGACGGTTCAAAGAAACAAAGGGTATTATTATAAATACATTCATGGAACTTGAACCCTTCGCAATAAACTCCTTTTCTAATGCCAAAACACCACTAGTTTACCCTGTGGGACCTATAATGAACCTGAAGGGCGAAAACCATGAGATCCAAAAGCCCCAAAATGGTTTTGATGTCATGAAGTGGCTTGATGATCAGCCTCTATCATCAGTGGTGTTCTTATGCTTCGGTAGCATGGGAAGTTTTGAAAAAGACCAAGTTAAAGAGATAGCATATGCATTAGAGCATAGTGGCTGTCGTTTCCTATGGTCCTTACGCAAGCCACCACCAAGTGGTGGGATTGCTAGTCCAAGTGATTACACAAACCTTGAGGAAATTCTGCCACAAGGGTTCAGCAATCGAACACAAGGTACTGGTAAGGTTATTGGTTGGGCTCCACAAGTGGTGATCTTGGCCCACTCAGCAATCGGAGGGTTTGTGTCGCATTGTGGGTGGAATTCTACGTTGGAGAGCCTTTGGTTTGGTGTGCCTATTGCCGCTTGGCCAATTTATGCTGAACAACAAATTAATGCTTTTGAGATGGTGAAAGAGTTGAGATTAGCTGTTGAGGTTAAAATGGATTACAGTAAAAGTAAGCAAATTATTGTAACGGCTATGGAGATAGAGAGAGGAATAAGGGAAGTAATGGACCCCAATAGTGAGATAAGGAAGAACGTgaaggaaattaaagaaaaaggtAGGAAAGCTTTGATGGATGGTGGATCTTCGCACTCTTCATTGGATCGTTTGATTGTTGATTTGATGGGCAACATAGTTCATTGA